A genomic stretch from Alosa sapidissima isolate fAloSap1 chromosome 3, fAloSap1.pri, whole genome shotgun sequence includes:
- the si:dkey-225f5.4 gene encoding uncharacterized protein si:dkey-225f5.4 isoform X2, with protein sequence MAMEVAPVLLERSDPSKLFCEVADPQERGETEMMVSYLMGCRQKQKLMCQQLCMLDNMMELLAELKSPVCFLNDPSPKATESEARKRWKALKKEYQDGLLEVETLISSLQERSDQLQERRDRLETLVLTLQQKKEECQAVERIRKKKNQSVEKHVSLQLDESLLSAQQALHSCDRQLRQLKMENDALQSRLDKCTELREQLWSCLEATQGLTQYRVTCVSPSEMCVELRPVCGKLEPLKLSVTLNHQQHFHLQVFQGTAGLLEETVKGPVEQLSAALLEVMQHYVSQGAMLTEVQALHSRFAIDWRPAQRLLVFLKTASVVCHLEVGEGYPSGGSATLLAVRKDAHDLDITTLQPPSQNPSLTEWLEYLSCCPDV encoded by the exons ATGGCGATGGAGGTTGCGCCAGT GTTGCTGGAGAGGTCCGACCCCTCCAAGCTATTCTGCGAGGTAGCGGACCCACAGGAGAGAGGCGAGACTGAGATGATGGTTTCCTACTTGATG GGCTGTCGTCAGAAACAGAAGCTGATGTGCCAGCAACTCTGTATGCTAGACAACATGATGGAATTATTGGCAGAGCTAAAATCTCCGGTGTGTTTCCTCAATGACCCGTCTCCTAAAGCCACAG aAAGTGAGGCTCGCAAGCGGTGGAAGGCCCTGAAGAAGGAGTACCAAGATGGCCTGCTGGAGGTGGAGACTCTGATCAGCAGCTTACAGGAGCGCAGTGACCAGCTTCAGGAGCGGAGGGACCGCCTAGAGACACTGGTGCTTACTCTCCAACAAAAG AAGGAGGAATGCCAAGCAGTTGAACGCATCAGGAAGAAGAAGAATCAATCAGTCGAG AAGCACGTCAGCCTGCAGCTGGACGAGTCTCTTCTGTCGGCCCAGCAAGCTTTGCACTCCTGTGACAGACAGCTGCGCCAGCTTAAGATGGAGAACGATGCCCTCCAGTCACGCTTGGACAAATGCACAGAGCTTAGAGAGCA gctatggagCTGCCTGGAGGCGACTCAGGGCCTGACACAGTACAGGGTGACTTGTGTGAGTCCGTCTGAGATGTGTGTTGAGTTGCGGCCTGTTTGTGGGAAACTAGAGCCCCTGAAGCTCAGCGTCACCCTCAACCACCAACAGCACTTCCACTTGCAG gtgtttCAGGGTACTGCAGGTCTCCTGGAGGAGACAGTGAAGGGTCCTGTTGAGCAGCTGAGTGCTGCCCTTCTAGAAGTCATGCAGCATTACGTCAGCCAGGGGGCGATGTTGACCGAGGTGCAGGCTCTGCACTCCAG GTTTGCCATTGACTGGCGCCCTGCCCAGCGGCTACTGGTTTTCCTGAAAACAGCATCGGTGGTGTGCCACCTGGAGGTGGGTGAGGGTTACCCCTCGGGTGGCAGTGCCACTCTGCTGGCGGTGCGAAAGGACGCCCATGACCTCGATATCACCACCCTGCAG CCCCCCTCACAGAATCCTAGCCTGACGGAGTGGCTGGAGTATCTCTCATGCTGTCCAGACGTGTGA
- the si:dkey-225f5.4 gene encoding uncharacterized protein si:dkey-225f5.4 isoform X1 codes for MCQSDFISCVLVIRLLERSDPSKLFCEVADPQERGETEMMVSYLMGCRQKQKLMCQQLCMLDNMMELLAELKSPVCFLNDPSPKATESEARKRWKALKKEYQDGLLEVETLISSLQERSDQLQERRDRLETLVLTLQQKKEECQAVERIRKKKNQSVEKHVSLQLDESLLSAQQALHSCDRQLRQLKMENDALQSRLDKCTELREQLWSCLEATQGLTQYRVTCVSPSEMCVELRPVCGKLEPLKLSVTLNHQQHFHLQVFQGTAGLLEETVKGPVEQLSAALLEVMQHYVSQGAMLTEVQALHSRFAIDWRPAQRLLVFLKTASVVCHLEVGEGYPSGGSATLLAVRKDAHDLDITTLQPPSQNPSLTEWLEYLSCCPDV; via the exons ATGTGTCAGTCTGATTTTATATCATGCGTCCTTGTGATCAGGTTGCTGGAGAGGTCCGACCCCTCCAAGCTATTCTGCGAGGTAGCGGACCCACAGGAGAGAGGCGAGACTGAGATGATGGTTTCCTACTTGATG GGCTGTCGTCAGAAACAGAAGCTGATGTGCCAGCAACTCTGTATGCTAGACAACATGATGGAATTATTGGCAGAGCTAAAATCTCCGGTGTGTTTCCTCAATGACCCGTCTCCTAAAGCCACAG aAAGTGAGGCTCGCAAGCGGTGGAAGGCCCTGAAGAAGGAGTACCAAGATGGCCTGCTGGAGGTGGAGACTCTGATCAGCAGCTTACAGGAGCGCAGTGACCAGCTTCAGGAGCGGAGGGACCGCCTAGAGACACTGGTGCTTACTCTCCAACAAAAG AAGGAGGAATGCCAAGCAGTTGAACGCATCAGGAAGAAGAAGAATCAATCAGTCGAG AAGCACGTCAGCCTGCAGCTGGACGAGTCTCTTCTGTCGGCCCAGCAAGCTTTGCACTCCTGTGACAGACAGCTGCGCCAGCTTAAGATGGAGAACGATGCCCTCCAGTCACGCTTGGACAAATGCACAGAGCTTAGAGAGCA gctatggagCTGCCTGGAGGCGACTCAGGGCCTGACACAGTACAGGGTGACTTGTGTGAGTCCGTCTGAGATGTGTGTTGAGTTGCGGCCTGTTTGTGGGAAACTAGAGCCCCTGAAGCTCAGCGTCACCCTCAACCACCAACAGCACTTCCACTTGCAG gtgtttCAGGGTACTGCAGGTCTCCTGGAGGAGACAGTGAAGGGTCCTGTTGAGCAGCTGAGTGCTGCCCTTCTAGAAGTCATGCAGCATTACGTCAGCCAGGGGGCGATGTTGACCGAGGTGCAGGCTCTGCACTCCAG GTTTGCCATTGACTGGCGCCCTGCCCAGCGGCTACTGGTTTTCCTGAAAACAGCATCGGTGGTGTGCCACCTGGAGGTGGGTGAGGGTTACCCCTCGGGTGGCAGTGCCACTCTGCTGGCGGTGCGAAAGGACGCCCATGACCTCGATATCACCACCCTGCAG CCCCCCTCACAGAATCCTAGCCTGACGGAGTGGCTGGAGTATCTCTCATGCTGTCCAGACGTGTGA